The genomic stretch TTGTGCGGCCCAACTAGAGCCAAACCCCGAGTCGTTGTTACCTTCAAGGAAAACGATAGCGTCGCCAGAGAGTTTGTAATCCCAGCGTGCAGAACTACGAACTAAATCAAACGTCTCTTCGTCGATGGTTTTGTCAGCGTGAACATAAAACTGCTTTTGATTTGTAAGAGGGTCATGATCATTCAACTCATGCAACTGATATTGATTGATACTCACTTCACGAATGATGTTACCGCTACCACGCTGAAACATTGGAACAGACGAATCTTCACCGCGGTCATTATATTCCTTTAACGAACTGTTCATGTGAGCAACTGCGTCATCTTCGCTTACAATGTCAGCTTCATTCATCCCCATATGATCTTCAAGGAAAGTGATAACCGTGTCTTGGTCGTCTAGGTTGATTTTATGCAATGCACTGATGGTTGCTTCACCGATGTTCGTCGAGAGCGTTTCGGGTAACACGATATTTGAGTCTTGGTCGCCAACATTGACCGATTGAAGAAGAATAGCGAGGTTTACTGCTCTTTCGTAAGTACCTGTTGCTTCAAATGGGCTTAAAACATCACGGTTAGATGCAGCACCGACTTTGAGCCCATCTTCACCACCCAAGTAAAAGGTCAGCGTAGTGTTTGATATCGCGCTGTATTGACCACCGTTATCGGTAAATCCGCTGTTTACGAGTTGATCTGTGTAATAAAGACCATCAACAGCTGCGTCAACAAAGGTGCCTTGTGTTGTCGTAATAGGACTGGTGAAGTCAATCGGTGCAGAGCTTGTGCTATCGTCATCATCATTACATCCAGTGATGCCAACCAAAATTGCTGCTGACAAAGCGCACATCTTAAGTGAGCCAATGTTCATTTTTCTCATTATAATGCCTTGTGATTTTTTGAGGTTACTTCTATAAAACGCGAGGATTATGATGAATTTAAATATGAAAATTGGTTATATGTTAAATAATTAATGATTCTTCATGGATAAACGAGCATTAAATAATGAAATATAAATTAACTATGCACTAATTATAATTTTTAGCTGTTGCATATATTTGATTTCTAAGCCACTGATGAGCTGAGTCTACATTTTTACGTGGGTGCCAATACAAAGACATATTTATATCGCTGAGGTTAAAAGGTAGGTCGAATGTTTTTATAGAAAACTTGTCCTTACAAGTACTTTCCATAAATGACGGTAAAAGAGCGATGCAGTCTGTTTTCTCAACTAAGGAAAGTGTCTCAAAGAAGCTAGATGCTTTATAAACTATTTTACGAGCATTGAGCGCTTCGATATCAGAATTCAACATTACATTTTCTCTGTTTATCTCATGAGTGATAGAAACATGATGTTCAGTATAGAATTGTTGCATGTTGGTATTAAATCCATCGATTCTAGGATGATCGACTCTGCAACAAGCTTTGAGCTTATCACTCATAATGACTTTGTGTTTTAACATCGTGTTTCCTATCGGGCGTAACCCAATAATCAAGTCGTAGTTACCTAAGCTAAGGTCGTTTTCGTAATCCGAAGAGGTCAAAGGGTGAATAGTGAGAGTAATGCCCGGTGCTAGTTGTTGAATCCTAGTAAATAACTCAGGAAGAAGGAAAAAATCTACTGTATGTATACAAGCGATCGAAAATGACCTTTTTGAATTAATTGGAGAAAACGAGTTATGTGTCGAGGATAAGGTCGCATTAAAATTGTCAATTATTGCTGCCATATCAGAGTAGAGCGTAGACGCATAGCTAGTGGGTTCCACACCGGAACGAGTACGATTGAAAAGAGTATCTTCGTATATTTCTCTTAATCTCGATAGTGCCTTACTAACTGCTGGCTGAGTTATTGATAAACGTTTGGCGGCTTTTGATAAGTTTTTTTCTTCGAATATGGCGACAAAGATTGGAACCAGATTAAGGTCGGTAGTTTTCATTAGACGTTTTTTAAGGTAGCTTTTATATGATTTTTAAAATTGAATATTATTCTACGATATAAAAAACACCAATAAAACAATGTTTTATTGGTGTTTTTTTATGAGTGTAAATTGCTCAGTATTTGCTTTAATTGTACATTTTCTAGCATTGACTGAATTAATTAAAATGAAAAGTCTCATTTTGATATATTCTATATTGAAATTGTATTTGGTTATGTGTTAGGTGGTTTTTATTCTACAGGTTTCTTAATGATGTTAATATTAACCTATGTTTAGGTTGGTATTTCAGCGCTACAAAGGTTGATTATGTTTGATTATTAACAATGGGTCTGGAAATAGTAATTTTATTTTCAGATTCTTTATGTAAATGGTGAGAACTTCCCCTACAGATTTTAATTTAAGATTGGAATATATTGTAAAGTTCAACGCAACCGAAATTATTAACGAATTTCATTATTCACAATGCTATCACTATTGAGTTGAGTGCCATAAGCTCAGTTGTAAATATCTTAAATGATATGTTATAACGTATCACAATCATTCTTACTATAGATCATGATAGTAGCAGCAAGAGTGAGGCGATAAGCATGTATCAAGGAGAAGACGTAATGAATGCCGTGTTAACGAAGCCTTTGGCAACCAATAATAATCAGCCACTTAATATTAGTTCGGCTGTGAGTATCAAAGATCAGGTGAGTCACACGCCATGCGTTAGTGCTTCGGAGCAGCCCACGGTATTAGCCGATATCTATCAAAGTGATATCAACATCGCGATTTGGCAGCGTAAGTTTGATGCTGATTTAATCGGCGACATTGGCGAGTTTATCGCGTTGAATCCAAACTTTAGTAAGTCTGTTAGCGTGTCACCCGACAATGCCTACGAGAAATTAGATTTCTCGACAGACGGAACGGCTTCTAAAGCGCTATTAGAAAATATCGCGCAGCTGGTGGATATGTTCTGTTGTTTGTTTGAACTTGAGGAAGTAGGGCTGCGTTTAGCGGTTTTAAACAAGGCAATGTGTCCTCGTTTTCATTTTGATCAAGTCCCTTGTCGCTTAGTGACTACTTATCACGGTGTCGCGACTCAATGGCTACAGAATGATTCGGTCGATCGCTCGAAGTTAGGTCGTGGAAGCAACGGACAACCAGATTCTGCATCAGGCTTGTACGCATGTGAATCTGATATTCAACAAATGGCGAGTTGTGACGTAGCGTTATTGAAAGGTGAGCGTTGGAGTGGCAATGAAAATGCGGGTCTTGTTCACCGTTCGCCAGTGACCTCATCTGAAGAAACACGACTGTTGCTGACACTAGATTTCGGTTAGTAAGCTGTTTATGAGATGAGATGAGATGAGATGAGATGAGATGAGCAAGCGACTAAATGCAGCTTGCTCATATTCGTTTAAGCGAAGACGCGGATACGGTGTCCGTCTGGATCAACAGCAAGGAAGTTGATGCCGTAAACCGATTCTTCTGGCTCTTGTTCAAACTGAATGCCTTTCTTTTTCCATGCTTTATAAAGGCTTTCTAGTGTCTCTTTGTCTGCGATAGGCATAGATAGCTCAGTACCACCACCCTTGATGCTGCTTGCTGGGGTCAGAACATCCGCTTGCTTAAGTGTGATTTTAACGTTGTCTGCAAAGTCTAAGGCAGCGAAGGTTGGTGATAGAAGCTTTGGCTCGCAATCAAATGCCCTAGCGTAAAAGTCCATGCTGCGATGAATGTCTGCGACATAAAGAACAAAAGAATCAATGGTAAACATAGTAGCTCCTAGGGTGGTCAATTTGATTTGCGATGTTGTTTCTCAATAACTCCGTTGCGATTTAAGTTAACTCGAATTGTATCGAGTTCGCTTGGGATGAGAGAAATATAGCGCGAGTCAGTGACAGTTTTTGTCAGTAGCGTATCACTTTATCTGCAATGCCTTCCATGCACTGCCAATCTCTGATTAGTTCATGACGCGGACGCTGGTATTTTTCTTCAAGCATTTTCCACTCGGCAATTCTATCGAGTCTGAAATTACGATACGCACTTCGTGTTTCACACCAAGTGACTAACACATAGTGTTGTTCGAATAAACCAATCAACATCGGCCAAACGATTCTTTCGCTAACTTGATCTTTTGCGTCTGTGTAATGGATTTCGGCTTTGTTCTGTTGCTTAATTGCCAACTTGATGTCTGAAAGCTCAATGGCTAACTCTGCGACTTCAATGATAGAAGCAACACGAATAATGTCTTCACTGCGTTTGGCCTGATGATCAGCAGGTAACACGGACGAAATCTTGGCAATCGCATTTCTAGCCGATTCACTGAACTCCCCATTGGCTTGCTTAGCGACCCATTCAGCACCGAGCCTTAACGCTTCCAACTCTTCCATTGAAAACATCATTGGCGGTAGCGTGAAGGTCGGTTTCAATTGATAGCCAACTCCAGCTTCACCACCAATATCAGCGCCTTGTGCTTGAAGTGTCACGATGTCTCGATAAATGGTGCGAGTACTCACGTTTAGCTCTTTAGCGAGATGATCGGCAGACACGGGGTATTTATGACAGCGCAATAATTGGAGCAGATCGAAGAGACGTTGACTTCGGGACATAGGAAAACTCTGTGTACTTAACAGCTTACAAGATTAATGCATTGAGAATGTGAACGCTAATTACATCGAGATAAATGAAGCAAAAGGCTCGGCATTTTAGGCGTAGCTTTGACGGCGCAACTTAACGTATATCATTCTTTCGATTGTGAATTGATCTGGATCTGTTATTGGTTCACATATAACGATAATACAATGAGTTAGTCCGTTTTATTATTTATTTTAATGTGTAAAATATATTCGATTGCTACCCGATGGGAACGGTTCTGTTACCCACGGTTATTTATATAAAAATTATAGGTTTCCTATGTTAAAGAAACTCTCACTTAAAAATAAGCTGGCGATCTCTGCCAGTATGGCCATCATCCTGGGGGGGATTTTGGTCGAGGCACTTTCATTTCGTGCATCGTTGCAACGATTGGATACTGAAGTTGAACAGCGCCTAGAAGGGGCATCGGCTTCTTACAACCAATACGTATCAGATTGGATCTTATCCAAAGAGCGTGCGCTCACTTCTCTGTCGAAAGAGTCTAAACAAGAAAGTTTGGTGACTCACCTGAAACAGGTTCGTGATTCTGCCTCTTTTGATAATGTCTTCTTGGCATTTCCTGATGGTTCACAAAAGAACGCTAACGGTGTTGTG from Vibrio pomeroyi encodes the following:
- a CDS encoding LysR family transcriptional regulator, whose translation is MKTTDLNLVPIFVAIFEEKNLSKAAKRLSITQPAVSKALSRLREIYEDTLFNRTRSGVEPTSYASTLYSDMAAIIDNFNATLSSTHNSFSPINSKRSFSIACIHTVDFFLLPELFTRIQQLAPGITLTIHPLTSSDYENDLSLGNYDLIIGLRPIGNTMLKHKVIMSDKLKACCRVDHPRIDGFNTNMQQFYTEHHVSITHEINRENVMLNSDIEALNARKIVYKASSFFETLSLVEKTDCIALLPSFMESTCKDKFSIKTFDLPFNLSDINMSLYWHPRKNVDSAHQWLRNQIYATAKNYN
- a CDS encoding DUF1826 domain-containing protein, whose translation is MNAVLTKPLATNNNQPLNISSAVSIKDQVSHTPCVSASEQPTVLADIYQSDINIAIWQRKFDADLIGDIGEFIALNPNFSKSVSVSPDNAYEKLDFSTDGTASKALLENIAQLVDMFCCLFELEEVGLRLAVLNKAMCPRFHFDQVPCRLVTTYHGVATQWLQNDSVDRSKLGRGSNGQPDSASGLYACESDIQQMASCDVALLKGERWSGNENAGLVHRSPVTSSEETRLLLTLDFG
- a CDS encoding VOC family protein, producing MFTIDSFVLYVADIHRSMDFYARAFDCEPKLLSPTFAALDFADNVKITLKQADVLTPASSIKGGGTELSMPIADKETLESLYKAWKKKGIQFEQEPEESVYGINFLAVDPDGHRIRVFA
- a CDS encoding helix-turn-helix transcriptional regulator codes for the protein MSRSQRLFDLLQLLRCHKYPVSADHLAKELNVSTRTIYRDIVTLQAQGADIGGEAGVGYQLKPTFTLPPMMFSMEELEALRLGAEWVAKQANGEFSESARNAIAKISSVLPADHQAKRSEDIIRVASIIEVAELAIELSDIKLAIKQQNKAEIHYTDAKDQVSERIVWPMLIGLFEQHYVLVTWCETRSAYRNFRLDRIAEWKMLEEKYQRPRHELIRDWQCMEGIADKVIRY